In Cyprinus carpio isolate SPL01 chromosome B7, ASM1834038v1, whole genome shotgun sequence, a genomic segment contains:
- the LOC109094262 gene encoding lymphocyte-specific protein 1-like isoform X3, producing MSSSILRRHSSKKGLEKLQRITVQRSLEDAEEIERERRRRARSSSSTEPPMTPQDSPRTAQTLDNQGHNDLVPSCPFSLEEDEGFSDWTHLSRRKQGQMEHKDVETHLNGSRHSKPQLCSSSAQQSTLHDINVYDSTPFIHTRPPLSNQQNLDEDGDDEDRGAREQERMDNIKAAEKEEGETGRWCAEEDNPRRVKGHESSFWKKQNQSCDMDEKREKKAEMKISYTSTVLLQQNGRQPSTNGQEGRRTNDRELKIQSNMDSTVDSAALSSQESVSEEVFVKSIEEDQEHRETGDQTHEEVQRRMREEERERKRRNVMEKLKRLSISSGDPEEPFSPLSPRSPSYMAEGEEWQSEGTSSITERTESLNRSIKKKNSIKKTQPPTIISKLDGRLEQYNHAIEESCKEGSVVKVMDVPTTPEPVSARKTLFEEGEAWNQNSAKAASSKDTEGMKCQDVKAGEVRSIKSMWENLGDASSQDKPNAKGLAGKRYKFVESGHGKYEKVFINNDTN from the exons GATCACTGTTCAGCGCAGTCTGGAGGATGCAGAAGAAATTGAGAGAGAACGACGACGGCGTGCAAGATCCAGTTCCTCTACTGAGCCTCCTATGACCCCACAGGACAGCCCTCGCACTGCACAGACTCTGGACAACCA GGGTCATAATGATCTGGTTCCAAGCTGTCCATTCTCTTTGGAAGAGGACGAAGGCTTCAGTGATTGGACACATCTGAGCAGGCGCAAACAGGGACAAATGGAACATAAAGATGTAGAAACACATCTCAACGGCTCCCGTCACTCAAAACCCCAGCTCTGTTCCAGCTCTGCTCAACAAAGTACATTGCATGATATAAATGTGTATGACAGCACCCCGTTTATACACACCCGACCCCCGCTTTCAAACCAGCAAAACCTGGATGAGGATGGTGATGATGAAGACAGGGGTGCCAGAGAGCAGGAAAGAATGGATAACATTAAGGCAGCAGAGAAGGAGGAGGGAGAGACTGGACGGTGGTGTGCAGAGGAGGACAATCCAAGAAGGGTGAAAGGTCATGAGTCATCTTtctggaaaaaacaaaatcagagCTGTGACATGGATGAGAAG AGAGAAAAGAAGGCAGAGATGAAGATTTCCTACACCTCCACAGTCCTCCTCCAACAGAATGGGAGACAACCCAGCACTAACGGACAAGAGGGGAGGAGAACAAATGACAG AGAACTGAAGATACAGAGCAACATGGACTCTACAGTCGATTCAGCAGCTCTCAGCAGTCAAGAAAG TGTGTCTGAGGAGGTGTTTGTGAAGAGCATTGAGGAAGACCAGGAGCACAGAGAGACAGGAGATCAGACTCATGAGGAGGTGCAGAGGAGGATGAGAGAGGAGGagcgagagaggaagaggaggaatgTGATGGAAAAGTTGAAGAGGTTGAGTATATCCAGTGGAGATCCAGAGGAGCCCTTCAGTCCTCTCAGCCCCAGGAGCCCCTCCTACATG GCTGAGGGTGAGGAGTGGCAATCAGAAGGTACAAGCTCG ATTACTGAGAGGACTGAATCTCTAAAccgttccattaaaaaaaa GAACAGCATAAAGAAGACCCAGCCTCCCACGATCATCTCGAAGTTAGATGGCAGACTGGAGCAGTACAACCATGCCATTGAG GAGTCCTGTAAAGAGGGCAGTGTAGTAAAAGTAATGGACGTCCCAACAACACCAGAACCCGTATCTGCTCGGAAGACGCTGTTTGAGGAGGGAGAAGCCTGGAATCAGAATTCAGCAAAGGCTGCGTCCTCCAAG GATACAGAGGGAATGAAG tgtcaGGATGTTAAGGCCGGTGAGGTGCGTAGCATAAAGTCCATGTGGGAGAATCTGGGAGACGCCTCATCACAGGATAAACCAAATGCAAAG GGACTGGCTGGAAAAAGGTACAAATTTGTTGAGAGTGGGCACGGGAAATATGAGAAGGTCTTCATAAATAACGACACAAACTGA
- the LOC109094262 gene encoding lymphocyte-specific protein 1-like isoform X1 has protein sequence MSSSILRRHSSKKGLEKLQRITVQRSLEDAEEIERERRRRARSSSSTEPPMTPQDSPRTAQTLDNQGHNDLVPSCPFSLEEDEGFSDWTHLSRRKQGQMEHKDVETHLNGSRHSKPQLCSSSAQQSTLHDINVYDSTPFIHTRPPLSNQQNLDEDGDDEDRGAREQERMDNIKAAEKEEGETGRWCAEEDNPRRVKGHESSFWKKQNQSCDMDEKREKKAEMKISYTSTVLLQQNGRQPSTNGQEGRRTNDRELKIQSNMDSTVDSAALSSQESVSEEVFVKSIEEDQEHRETGDQTHEEVQRRMREEERERKRRNVMEKLKRLSISSGDPEEPFSPLSPRSPSYMAEGEEWQSEGTSSITERTESLNRSIKKKNSIKKTQPPTIISKLDGRLEQYNHAIEESCKEGSVVKVMDVPTTPEPVSARKTLFEEGEAWNQNSAKAASSKDTEGMKVGVANLINQWVKGNNDVSIKSPSSKAACQDVKAGEVRSIKSMWENLGDASSQDKPNAKGLAGKRYKFVESGHGKYEKVFINNDTN, from the exons GATCACTGTTCAGCGCAGTCTGGAGGATGCAGAAGAAATTGAGAGAGAACGACGACGGCGTGCAAGATCCAGTTCCTCTACTGAGCCTCCTATGACCCCACAGGACAGCCCTCGCACTGCACAGACTCTGGACAACCA GGGTCATAATGATCTGGTTCCAAGCTGTCCATTCTCTTTGGAAGAGGACGAAGGCTTCAGTGATTGGACACATCTGAGCAGGCGCAAACAGGGACAAATGGAACATAAAGATGTAGAAACACATCTCAACGGCTCCCGTCACTCAAAACCCCAGCTCTGTTCCAGCTCTGCTCAACAAAGTACATTGCATGATATAAATGTGTATGACAGCACCCCGTTTATACACACCCGACCCCCGCTTTCAAACCAGCAAAACCTGGATGAGGATGGTGATGATGAAGACAGGGGTGCCAGAGAGCAGGAAAGAATGGATAACATTAAGGCAGCAGAGAAGGAGGAGGGAGAGACTGGACGGTGGTGTGCAGAGGAGGACAATCCAAGAAGGGTGAAAGGTCATGAGTCATCTTtctggaaaaaacaaaatcagagCTGTGACATGGATGAGAAG AGAGAAAAGAAGGCAGAGATGAAGATTTCCTACACCTCCACAGTCCTCCTCCAACAGAATGGGAGACAACCCAGCACTAACGGACAAGAGGGGAGGAGAACAAATGACAG AGAACTGAAGATACAGAGCAACATGGACTCTACAGTCGATTCAGCAGCTCTCAGCAGTCAAGAAAG TGTGTCTGAGGAGGTGTTTGTGAAGAGCATTGAGGAAGACCAGGAGCACAGAGAGACAGGAGATCAGACTCATGAGGAGGTGCAGAGGAGGATGAGAGAGGAGGagcgagagaggaagaggaggaatgTGATGGAAAAGTTGAAGAGGTTGAGTATATCCAGTGGAGATCCAGAGGAGCCCTTCAGTCCTCTCAGCCCCAGGAGCCCCTCCTACATG GCTGAGGGTGAGGAGTGGCAATCAGAAGGTACAAGCTCG ATTACTGAGAGGACTGAATCTCTAAAccgttccattaaaaaaaa GAACAGCATAAAGAAGACCCAGCCTCCCACGATCATCTCGAAGTTAGATGGCAGACTGGAGCAGTACAACCATGCCATTGAG GAGTCCTGTAAAGAGGGCAGTGTAGTAAAAGTAATGGACGTCCCAACAACACCAGAACCCGTATCTGCTCGGAAGACGCTGTTTGAGGAGGGAGAAGCCTGGAATCAGAATTCAGCAAAGGCTGCGTCCTCCAAG GATACAGAGGGAATGAAGGTGGGTGTGGCAAATCTAATTAACCAATGGGTGAAAGGAAACAATGATGTCAGCATCAAGAGCCCCTCCTCCAAAGCAGCT tgtcaGGATGTTAAGGCCGGTGAGGTGCGTAGCATAAAGTCCATGTGGGAGAATCTGGGAGACGCCTCATCACAGGATAAACCAAATGCAAAG GGACTGGCTGGAAAAAGGTACAAATTTGTTGAGAGTGGGCACGGGAAATATGAGAAGGTCTTCATAAATAACGACACAAACTGA
- the LOC109094262 gene encoding non-muscle caldesmon-like isoform X2 has product MSSSILRRHSSKKGLEKLQRITVQRSLEDAEEIERERRRRARSSSSTEPPMTPQDSPRTAQTLDNQGHNDLVPSCPFSLEEDEGFSDWTHLSRRKQGQMEHKDVETHLNGSRHSKPQLCSSSAQQSTLHDINVYDSTPFIHTRPPLSNQQNLDEDGDDEDRGAREQERMDNIKAAEKEEGETGRWCAEEDNPRRVKGHESSFWKKQNQSCDMDEKREKKAEMKISYTSTVLLQQNGRQPSTNGQEGRRTNDRELKIQSNMDSTVDSAALSSQESVSEEVFVKSIEEDQEHRETGDQTHEEVQRRMREEERERKRRNVMEKLKRLSISSGDPEEPFSPLSPRSPSYMITERTESLNRSIKKKNSIKKTQPPTIISKLDGRLEQYNHAIEESCKEGSVVKVMDVPTTPEPVSARKTLFEEGEAWNQNSAKAASSKDTEGMKVGVANLINQWVKGNNDVSIKSPSSKAACQDVKAGEVRSIKSMWENLGDASSQDKPNAKGLAGKRYKFVESGHGKYEKVFINNDTN; this is encoded by the exons GATCACTGTTCAGCGCAGTCTGGAGGATGCAGAAGAAATTGAGAGAGAACGACGACGGCGTGCAAGATCCAGTTCCTCTACTGAGCCTCCTATGACCCCACAGGACAGCCCTCGCACTGCACAGACTCTGGACAACCA GGGTCATAATGATCTGGTTCCAAGCTGTCCATTCTCTTTGGAAGAGGACGAAGGCTTCAGTGATTGGACACATCTGAGCAGGCGCAAACAGGGACAAATGGAACATAAAGATGTAGAAACACATCTCAACGGCTCCCGTCACTCAAAACCCCAGCTCTGTTCCAGCTCTGCTCAACAAAGTACATTGCATGATATAAATGTGTATGACAGCACCCCGTTTATACACACCCGACCCCCGCTTTCAAACCAGCAAAACCTGGATGAGGATGGTGATGATGAAGACAGGGGTGCCAGAGAGCAGGAAAGAATGGATAACATTAAGGCAGCAGAGAAGGAGGAGGGAGAGACTGGACGGTGGTGTGCAGAGGAGGACAATCCAAGAAGGGTGAAAGGTCATGAGTCATCTTtctggaaaaaacaaaatcagagCTGTGACATGGATGAGAAG AGAGAAAAGAAGGCAGAGATGAAGATTTCCTACACCTCCACAGTCCTCCTCCAACAGAATGGGAGACAACCCAGCACTAACGGACAAGAGGGGAGGAGAACAAATGACAG AGAACTGAAGATACAGAGCAACATGGACTCTACAGTCGATTCAGCAGCTCTCAGCAGTCAAGAAAG TGTGTCTGAGGAGGTGTTTGTGAAGAGCATTGAGGAAGACCAGGAGCACAGAGAGACAGGAGATCAGACTCATGAGGAGGTGCAGAGGAGGATGAGAGAGGAGGagcgagagaggaagaggaggaatgTGATGGAAAAGTTGAAGAGGTTGAGTATATCCAGTGGAGATCCAGAGGAGCCCTTCAGTCCTCTCAGCCCCAGGAGCCCCTCCTACATG ATTACTGAGAGGACTGAATCTCTAAAccgttccattaaaaaaaa GAACAGCATAAAGAAGACCCAGCCTCCCACGATCATCTCGAAGTTAGATGGCAGACTGGAGCAGTACAACCATGCCATTGAG GAGTCCTGTAAAGAGGGCAGTGTAGTAAAAGTAATGGACGTCCCAACAACACCAGAACCCGTATCTGCTCGGAAGACGCTGTTTGAGGAGGGAGAAGCCTGGAATCAGAATTCAGCAAAGGCTGCGTCCTCCAAG GATACAGAGGGAATGAAGGTGGGTGTGGCAAATCTAATTAACCAATGGGTGAAAGGAAACAATGATGTCAGCATCAAGAGCCCCTCCTCCAAAGCAGCT tgtcaGGATGTTAAGGCCGGTGAGGTGCGTAGCATAAAGTCCATGTGGGAGAATCTGGGAGACGCCTCATCACAGGATAAACCAAATGCAAAG GGACTGGCTGGAAAAAGGTACAAATTTGTTGAGAGTGGGCACGGGAAATATGAGAAGGTCTTCATAAATAACGACACAAACTGA
- the LOC109094254 gene encoding mucin-6 encodes MLMALSYGSQPNLLPQQYPPPLLPKPGRDNARLQKLLKKSTKKKIGSSSQTPIPFRSNLSPVNEASPDLEHSDHSTPPRTPETPLFSRTLDSQYPSCSPFYHHSTSSYLYPSNSSHYSSTPTLSAQSYSYPAPSLEHQIAPLYTCSSILFDDDSEQATNTDPDTSFEIAYSPTLQSSSSRAGAMHGTFGERQTYQTSVQIQAPPLAPVRPPAPNLTLACAPGYQTQPSISQVPVSQSNREGYKNVAPAPITHTPLTHNHVMETAGSHFKTSTMEKIAAFPQTRIYTPKTSFYEISKPPIQDSWTWGSTFQEEVPFNGKNPVMDVKQNSGILSEAQTPSSQINTYVSPVTGAKRPVLEASAHNQPLFAFNSTLSTAMVSTENQKGPIPQNHCLQPPSSTSVKAQSAAGDHDDALKKIAVDKIRNSIPNGVVFTTGHKPLISNAYSEECLTPKISKCEVSLSKTLAEASKSGSRACEVLTSTVPQEYPMTKTETSETCIMTPAKAVPTDISQETSMPVLSQSYQTPSTPVYWSPRPPARFLGNQRPLQNDTNIPKRKSTYYGLTPAEYVAYGGIKVNSQGDSSVSKAEVPEEFKNMTCENYMSKSPAQEKFSIISDFNAEKSSEALQTSVAELSSQVLMTNQTEVQVTDKTKKQTINNSTSEIPVQILKEQETISGVKPMPLTLNPEHTMCHGLQTTPLRMAINPTAVAEPPRQLNSGSTDITIPPFTAEGKKMPTYPFSLVQSNIPNSDITGLLRKNFLSVQNIPQQMVQSENAHRSIYPTESFNPATVKAVQLQVSANQEQKTISCLSKCSLETYQTYSAVCDSSTTISTANELHNIINTKTEGFNNLTTNSTNVTDPRMPSADTRSYTKVPPDIKPTALSKPEETKSTAHSKLGASIFTAPSKTEISRPGASFMSNADSPEVLPKSNIFYPPAPAKTDISNPPSHSKPEAPQLANTFKSDIYNPVVYSKSEANKTAVLINPNSTPPTLKPITKINPLPEETKGQQMQKHDINVQSIPSLSNKTNRSSKVPSEAQIFSPAPNTEAPVTHLAMDKFSKPDKSKEGLIPLNANIKEPNPPTDLASDLQDSNKTNTDSKAATKLSNSTTQQRNLKQMIKPSNKVHQDTKSNMESVETKSLKSDTQKPLPSSNMKSLRKAPSAENSLAAMLLKAAKSLPLSSSKESSAKSKTESNASNLDVKPQHAQDLNADLVTDVKVLKSDTSKPQKCSKDSLVTKRPNEAVASEDGKFKETLSEPTTDDQKRQNDEAKDAQKPKGLKAKLSGWTRLKKHMVVEPEVPSFPESEVEKNAQKADIKISGKDNAGGDKKESSSGQDVVKKKDEPRATKMWDAVLFHMFATKENIMKQIHSNKSEDERKKIENEDQLVPSFVHRLPILLYSPRFNARKLKEAAAKPLNKIATAFERGLLHRKQQGEEPKDFNRTAKGFGASTGKTADV; translated from the coding sequence ATGCTGATGGCTTTGAGTTATGGTAGTCAGCCTAATCTGCTTCCACAGCAGTACCCCCCTCCTCTACTGCCAAAACCAGGGCGAGACAATGCCCGTCTGCAGAAACTCCTGAAGAAAAGCACCAAGAAGAAAATCGGCTCTTCCTCTCAGACACCCATCCCATTCAGGTCGAACTTGTCGCCAGTCAATGAGGCCAGCCCTGACCTGGAGCACAGTGATCACTCCACCCCTCCAAGGACTCCAGAAACCCCTCTCTTCAGCAGGACCCTCGACTCTCAATATCCCTCCTGCAGCCCATTCTATCATCACTCCACCTCCTCATACTTATACCCTTCCAACAGCTCACACTACAGCTCTACACCCACACTGTCTGCTCAGTCGTACTCTTACCCCGCCCCATCACTGGAGCACCAGATAGCACCTCTATACACATGCTCATCTATCCTTTTTGACGATGACTCAGAACAGGCCACAAACACTGACCCAGATACGTCCTTTGAGATAGCCTACAGTCCAACGCTTCAGTCCAGTTCCTCAAGAGCAGGGGCGATGCATGGCACATTCGGTGAACGACAGACCTATCAAACCTCAGTACAAATACAAGCTCCCCCTTTGGCTCCAGTTCGACCTCCCGCTCCAAATTTGACATTGGCCTGTGCGCCGGGTTACCAGACACAACCTTCCATCTCTCAGGTTCCAGTGAGCCAATCCAACAGGGAAGGATATAAAAACGTTGCACCTGCACCCATTACTCACACACCTCTCACACATAATCACGTCATGGAAACAGCTGGGTCACACTTCAAGACTTCCACAATGGAGAAAATAGCTGCTTTTCCACAAACAAGGATTTATACTCCAAAAACCTCCTTTTATGAGATATCAAAGCCACCTATTCAGGACTCCTGGACTTGGGGTTCAACGTTTCAAGAAGAAGTACCATTTAATGGAAAAAATCCAGTGATGGATGTTAAACAAAATTCAGGCATACTGTCTGAAGCTCAAACACCTTCTAGTCAGATAAATACATATGTAAGCCCAGTTACAGGGGCAAAAAGACCTGTTTTGGAGGCTTCTGCACATAATCAGCCCTTGTTTGCATTTAACTCTACATTATCCACCGCAATGGTCTCTACAGAAAACCAAAAGGGGCCCATACCTCAAAATCACTGTCTCCAACCTCCCTCATCGACTAGTGTAAAAGCCCAAAGTGCAGCTGGTGATCATGATGATGCCTTGAAAAAAATTGCTGTGGATAAAATAAGGAATTCCATTCCAAATGGTGTTGTGTTCACGACAGGACACAAACCATTAATTTCTAATGCCTATTCTGAGGAATGCTTGACACCAAAGATTTCTAAATGTGAAGTTTCCTTATCCAAGACCCTTGCTGAAGCTAGTAAGTCAGGCTCTAGAGCATGTGAGGTGCTTACATCTACAGTTCCACAGGAGTATccaatgactaaaactgaaacttcAGAAACCTGTATAATGACACCAGCCAAGGCTGTTCCAACAGATATAAGTCAGGAGACGTCCATGCCTGTACTCTCCCAAAGCTATCAAACACCAAGTACGCCTGTATACTGGTCACCAAGACCACCAGCACGGTTTTTGGGCAACCAGAGGCCATTACAAAATGATACTAACATCCCGAAACGAAAGTCAACATACTATGGTTTGACACCTGCTGAATATGTTGCTTATGGTGGAATCAAGGTGAATTCACAAGGTGATTCTTCTGTATCTAAAGCTGAAGTACCGGAAGAGTTTAAAAACATGACATGTGAGAATTACATGTCCAAATCTCCAGCTCAAGAAAAGTTCAGCATTATATCTGATTTCAATGCAGAGAAATCTTCAGAGGCTTTACAAACTTCAGTGGCTGAGCTGTCCTCACAAGTCTTGATGACAAACCAAACAGAGGTACAAGTAACTgacaaaactaaaaaacaaactatcaataATTCCACTTCAGAAATACCAGTTCAAATTCTTAAGGAGCAAGAGACAATCTCTGGAGTAAAACCAATGCCTCTAACTTTAAATCCTGAACATACAATGTGCCATGGGCTTCAAACTACACCTTTAAGAATGGCCATAAACCCCACTGCTGTAGCAGAGCCTCCAAGACAACTAAATTCAGGGTCTACAGACATCACCATCCCTCCTTTTAcagcagaggggaaaaaaatgccaACTTACCCTTTTTCCCTGGTACAATCAAATATTCCAAACTCAGATATTACCGGATTGCTAAGAAAGAACTTCTTGTCGGTTCAAAATATCCCACAGCAAATGGTGCAGTCAGAGAATGCACACAGATCTATATATCCAACAGAAAGTTTTAATCCTGCAACTGTGAAAGCAGTGCAATTACAGGTTTCTGCAAATCAAGAACAGAAAACCATATCATGTTTATCCAAGTGTTCTTTAGAAACCTATCAGACTTACTCCGCTGTCTGTGACTCTTCTACTACTATCAGTACAGCTAATGAACTTCACAATATCATAAACACCAAAACTGAAGGTTTCAATAATCTCACAACAAACTCAACCAATGTCACAGACCCTAGAATGCCATCTGCAGACACCAGAAGTTACACTAAAGTCCCTCCTGATATTAAACCTACAGCCCTCTCAAAGCCAGAGGAAACTAAATCTACAGCTCACTCAAAGTTAGGTGCATCTATCTTTACAGCACCCTCAAAGACAGAAATATCCAGACCTGGAGCCTCATTCATGTCTAATGCAGACAGTCCTGAAGTTTTGCCcaaatcaaacatattttatcCTCCAGCTCCTGCTAAAACAGATATATCTAATCCTCCAAGTCACTCTAAACCAGAGGCACCTCAACTTGCAAATACGTTTAAATCGGATATATATAATCCTGTAGTTTACTCTAAATCAGAAGCAAATAAAACTGCAGTTTTAATAAACCCAAATTCAACACCTCCCACACTGAAACCCATTACTAAAATCAATCCACTCCCTGAAGAAACTAAAGGTCAGCAGATGCAGAAACATGACATTAATGTGCAGTCTATTCCAAGcctttcaaacaaaacaaacagatcatCCAAAGTCCCCTCAGAAGCACAGATATTTTCACCTGCACCTAACACTGAAGCCCCAGTCACACACCTGGCAATGGATAAATTTTCTAAACCAGACAAAAGCAAAGAAGGATTAATACCCCTAAATGCTAATATAAAAGAGCCAAACCCACCTACAGATTTGGCATCAGATTTACAGGACtccaataaaacaaacactgattcCAAAGCTGCAACTAAATTAAGCAATTCAACAACACAACAAAGAAACTTAAAACAAATGATCAAACCATCAAATAAAGTACACCAAGACACGAAATCGAATATGGAAAGTGTGGAGACCAAATCCTTAAAATCTGATACTCAAAAGCCTTTACCGTCTTCAAATATGAAGTCTCTCCGAAAAGCTCCAAGTGCAGAAAATAGTCTTGCCGCCATGCTTCTCAAAGCTGCTAAATCTCTACCACTCTCTTCATCTAAAGAAAGCTCTGCAAAATCCAAGACAGAAAGTAATGCATCTAATTTGGATGTAAAGCCACAACATGCTCAGGATTTAAATGCTGATCTTGTCACAGATGTTAAAGTGTTGAAGTCTGATACCTCAAAACCTCAAAAGTGTTCAAAAGATTCATTAGTAACTAAAAGGCCAAATGAAGCTGTAGCCTCTGAAGATGGCAAGTTTAAAGAGACTCTCTCTGAGCCCACAACAGATGATCAGAAGAGACAAAATGATGAAGCTAAGGATGCTCAGAAACCCAAAGGCCTGAAGGCCAAGCTCAGTGGCTGGACAAGGCTGAAAAAGCACATGGTGGTTGAACCTGAAGTCCCCAGTTTTCCAGAGTCTGAGGTAGAGAAAAATGCTCAGAAAGCAGATATAAAAATAAGTGGTAAAGACAATGCTGGAGGGGACAAAAAAGAGTCATCAAGTGGACAGGATGTAGTGAAAAAGAAAGATGAGCCCAGGGCAACAAAAATGTGGGATGCTGTACTATTTCATATGTTTGCAACAAAGGAGAACATTATGAAGCAGATACATAGCAACAAATCTGAGGATGAGCGGAAAAAAATAGAGAATGAAGATCAGTTAGTCCCATCCTTCGTCCACCGCTTGCCCATCCTTCTCTACAGTCCGCGCTTCAATGCCCGGAAGCTGAAGGAGGCGGCTGCGAAACCTCTCAACAAAATAGCTACAGCCTTTGAAAGGGGGCTGCTGCATCGCAAACAGCAAGGTGAAGAGCCGAAAGACTTCAACAGAACAGCCAAAGGATTCGGTGCATCTACAGGAAAAACAGCAGATGTTTGA